One Keratinibaculum paraultunense genomic window carries:
- the glpX gene encoding class II fructose-bisphosphatase, translated as MDRDLALSLVRVTEIAALASGRYMGRGDAVGADQAAVDGMRSAFALVNTKGRVVIGEGELDEAPMLYIGEEIGRGMNVEADIAVDPLDGTELVAKGLPNAISVIAMAPKGCLLNAPDTYMKKIAVGPKAAGKIDIDAPIEQNLKNVANALNKNISDLTVIIQDRERHKGIIEEVRRVGARIKMFGEGDVAAAIATAFEDTGVDILMGIGGAPEGVIAAAALKCMGGDFQGRLYPMSEKERIRCADMGWTEEKLDKLLTMDDLAKGNDIFFAATGISDGDLLKGVVYYGDNLAKTHSVVMRSKTGTIRFIEARHKLDKNDILRKLLKKHS; from the coding sequence ATGGATAGAGACTTAGCTTTGTCATTAGTGAGAGTAACAGAAATTGCTGCGTTAGCTTCAGGTAGATATATGGGTAGAGGTGATGCAGTAGGAGCAGATCAAGCAGCAGTAGACGGTATGAGGTCTGCATTTGCTTTAGTCAATACTAAAGGTAGAGTAGTTATAGGAGAAGGAGAACTAGACGAAGCTCCTATGTTATATATTGGAGAAGAGATAGGTAGAGGAATGAATGTGGAAGCAGATATAGCAGTGGATCCTTTAGATGGCACTGAATTGGTAGCAAAGGGACTTCCCAATGCTATTTCAGTTATAGCTATGGCACCTAAAGGATGCCTTTTAAACGCTCCTGACACTTATATGAAAAAAATAGCTGTAGGACCTAAAGCAGCAGGAAAAATAGACATAGATGCACCAATTGAACAAAATCTTAAAAATGTAGCCAATGCACTTAATAAAAACATATCAGATTTAACAGTTATAATACAGGATAGAGAAAGACATAAAGGTATTATAGAGGAAGTTAGAAGAGTAGGAGCAAGGATTAAAATGTTTGGCGAGGGAGATGTGGCTGCAGCCATTGCTACAGCTTTTGAGGATACAGGAGTAGATATATTGATGGGAATAGGTGGAGCTCCAGAAGGAGTTATTGCAGCAGCAGCTTTAAAATGTATGGGTGGAGATTTTCAAGGAAGACTATACCCTATGAGTGAAAAGGAAAGAATAAGATGTGCCGATATGGGATGGACAGAGGAAAAATTGGATAAACTACTTACAATGGATGATTTAGCTAAAGGAAATGATATATTCTTTGCAGCTACTGGCATATCCGATGGAGATCTTTTAAAGGGTGTAGTATATTATGGCGATAATTTAGCAAAGACTCATTCTGTGGTTATGAGATCTAAAACAGGAACTATAAGATTTATAGAAGCTAGACATAAATTAGATAAAAATGATATACTAAGAAAGTTATTAAAAAAGCATAGTTAA
- the fsa gene encoding fructose-6-phosphate aldolase, whose protein sequence is MKLFIDTANIDEIKEINQWGVICGVTTNPSLIAKEGRDFKEVLKEITGIVDGPISAEVISLKWEGMLEEARALASIHPNIVIKIPMTKDGLKAVKILSKEGIKTNVTLIFSPNQALLAARAGADYVSPFIGRLDDIGNEGIYVVKDIVDIFTLHGINTNVIAASIRHPVHVIEAAKAGAHIATIPYNVFVQMLSHPLTDIGIDKFLKDWEELNK, encoded by the coding sequence TTGAAACTATTCATTGATACAGCAAATATTGATGAAATAAAGGAAATAAACCAATGGGGAGTTATATGTGGTGTAACTACTAATCCATCACTGATAGCCAAAGAAGGTAGAGACTTTAAAGAAGTGTTGAAGGAAATAACAGGTATAGTAGATGGACCTATAAGTGCAGAAGTTATATCTTTAAAATGGGAAGGAATGTTAGAAGAAGCTAGAGCATTAGCAAGTATTCATCCTAATATAGTTATAAAAATTCCTATGACTAAAGATGGCTTAAAAGCTGTTAAGATACTGTCAAAGGAAGGAATAAAAACCAATGTAACTTTGATATTTTCACCAAATCAAGCTCTATTAGCTGCTAGAGCAGGGGCTGATTATGTGAGCCCATTTATAGGGAGATTAGATGATATAGGAAATGAGGGCATATATGTAGTTAAGGATATTGTAGATATATTTACTTTACATGGTATAAATACTAATGTAATTGCTGCCAGTATAAGACATCCTGTTCATGTAATAGAGGCAGCCAAAGCAGGGGCTCATATAGCCACTATACCCTATAATGTATTTGTTCAAATGTTATCCCATCCATTGACAGATATAGGTATTGATAAATTTTTGAAGGATTGGGAAGAATTGAATAAATAA
- a CDS encoding class II fructose-1,6-bisphosphate aldolase, with translation MLVTGKEILEDAHKNNYAVGAFNVNNMEIVQAIIEAAEETNSPVILQASQGGLKYAGIEYIAALGKVAARNAKVPVALHLDHGTDFDQVMLCIRHGFTSVMIDGSRFEFEENVAITKKVVEVAHAVGVSVEAELGKIGGTEDNVTVDEREATFTDPEEAKKFVEETNVDSLAIAVGTAHGLYKGEPKLDFDRIKEIKEITNIPLVLHGSSGVPDESIKKAVSLGINKINIDTDLRVAFTNAIKDFLEKNPDNIDPRKILGPAREAMKEAVVEKMKLFGSAGRA, from the coding sequence ATGTTAGTTACTGGTAAAGAGATATTAGAAGATGCTCATAAGAATAATTATGCAGTAGGAGCATTTAATGTAAATAATATGGAAATAGTTCAAGCTATAATAGAAGCAGCAGAGGAAACTAATTCCCCTGTAATTCTTCAAGCTAGTCAAGGAGGATTAAAATATGCAGGGATTGAATACATAGCAGCACTGGGCAAAGTAGCAGCACGAAATGCGAAAGTTCCAGTAGCTCTTCATCTAGATCATGGTACGGATTTTGATCAAGTGATGCTGTGTATAAGACATGGATTTACTTCTGTAATGATAGATGGTTCTAGATTTGAATTTGAAGAAAATGTTGCAATAACTAAAAAAGTAGTAGAAGTGGCTCATGCTGTTGGAGTATCTGTAGAGGCAGAATTAGGTAAAATTGGCGGAACGGAGGACAATGTTACTGTTGATGAAAGGGAAGCAACCTTTACAGATCCAGAAGAAGCTAAAAAATTTGTAGAGGAAACCAATGTAGACTCATTGGCTATAGCAGTGGGAACAGCTCATGGATTATACAAAGGGGAACCAAAACTGGACTTTGATAGGATAAAAGAAATTAAGGAAATAACAAATATTCCATTGGTATTACATGGCTCCAGTGGAGTACCAGATGAAAGCATTAAAAAAGCTGTATCCCTTGGAATAAATAAGATAAATATTGACACTGATTTAAGGGTAGCTTTTACCAATGCTATTAAAGACTTTTTAGAGAAAAACCCAGATAATATTGATCCAAGAAAAATACTAGGACCAGCTAGAGAAGCTATGAAGGAAGCAGTAGTAGAGAAGATGAAGTTGTTTGGTTCAGCAGGAAGAGCTTAG
- the glpX gene encoding class II fructose-bisphosphatase encodes MDRNLALNLVRVTEAAALQSARYLGRGDKNMADQAAVNGMRRMFDTLTIDGVVVIGEGEMDEAPMLYIGEQIGKATENSIKVDIAVDPLDGTNAVAKGLPNAISVVAVAPRGCLLHAPDMYMNKIAVGPKAKGKVSLDLSVEENLHNLSEALNKPISDITVTMLDRPRHEELIREVRRVGARIKLFQDGDVAAAIATCFEDLGVDMLLGIGGAPEGVLAAAALKCMEGEFQGRLYPMNDEEKIRCKDMGLNDIKRILTIDDLAKGNEILFAATGISNGELLKGVVYYENNRAKTSSVVMRAETGTIRFIEAIHRLDKKPEYAK; translated from the coding sequence ATGGATAGAAATTTAGCATTAAATTTAGTTCGGGTGACAGAGGCTGCAGCTTTACAATCCGCTCGTTATCTTGGACGAGGGGATAAAAACATGGCAGATCAAGCAGCAGTGAATGGTATGAGAAGAATGTTTGACACTTTGACCATTGATGGAGTAGTGGTTATAGGTGAAGGAGAAATGGATGAAGCACCTATGTTATATATTGGAGAACAAATTGGGAAAGCAACAGAAAATTCCATAAAAGTAGATATAGCAGTAGATCCTTTAGATGGAACTAATGCTGTAGCGAAAGGATTACCCAATGCTATTTCTGTCGTAGCAGTAGCACCTAGAGGTTGCCTTCTACATGCACCAGATATGTATATGAATAAGATTGCAGTAGGACCTAAGGCTAAAGGAAAAGTGAGCTTGGATTTATCTGTGGAAGAAAATCTACATAATCTTTCAGAGGCATTGAATAAGCCCATATCTGATATTACTGTAACTATGCTAGATAGACCGAGACACGAAGAATTGATTCGTGAAGTAAGAAGAGTTGGGGCAAGAATTAAATTATTTCAAGATGGTGATGTAGCAGCAGCTATAGCCACTTGTTTCGAAGATTTAGGAGTGGATATGCTTTTGGGAATAGGTGGAGCTCCAGAAGGGGTATTGGCAGCAGCAGCTTTAAAATGTATGGAAGGGGAGTTCCAAGGAAGGCTATACCCTATGAATGATGAGGAAAAAATTAGATGTAAGGATATGGGGCTTAATGATATAAAAAGAATATTAACCATAGACGATTTGGCTAAAGGAAATGAAATATTGTTTGCTGCCACAGGAATTTCCAATGGGGAGCTTTTAAAAGGAGTAGTATATTATGAAAACAATAGGGCAAAAACTAGTTCTGTTGTAATGAGAGCAGAAACAGGTACCATTAGATTTATAGAGGCTATACATAGATTGGATAAAAAACCTGAGTATGCAAAATAA